One Thermicanus aegyptius DSM 12793 DNA segment encodes these proteins:
- a CDS encoding response regulator transcription factor — translation MYKVMIVEDDLTIARAIKDHLSKWDYDVTYVTDFKNITEQVIRFLPHLVLLDVVLPFFNGFYWCGEIRKISKVPIIFISSAGDNMNIVMAINMGGDDFIVKPFDLNVLTAKVGALMRRTYSFQGQINVIEHRGILLNLSDATLIYRDQKIELTKNEFKILQLMMENIGKVVSREEIMQRLWENDAFVDDNTLTVNIARLRKKLVESGLDHFITTKKGLGYMVE, via the coding sequence ATGTATAAAGTGATGATCGTTGAAGATGATTTGACGATTGCGCGAGCGATCAAAGATCATCTCAGCAAATGGGATTATGACGTGACCTATGTCACCGATTTTAAGAATATTACGGAACAGGTGATTCGCTTTCTTCCCCATCTGGTGCTATTGGATGTGGTGCTTCCGTTTTTTAACGGTTTTTACTGGTGCGGCGAAATCCGCAAGATCTCTAAAGTGCCGATCATCTTCATCTCCTCCGCCGGTGACAATATGAACATCGTGATGGCCATCAATATGGGCGGGGATGATTTTATCGTCAAGCCCTTTGATTTAAATGTACTAACCGCAAAGGTGGGAGCGCTGATGCGGCGGACTTACTCTTTTCAAGGGCAAATCAATGTCATCGAACATCGCGGCATCCTCTTAAACCTAAGCGATGCGACGCTCATCTATCGGGATCAAAAAATCGAGTTGACGAAGAATGAGTTTAAGATTCTGCAACTGATGATGGAGAACATCGGCAAAGTGGTTTCCCGCGAGGAGATCATGCAACGTCTATGGGAGAATGATGCCTTTGTTGACGACAATACCTTGACCGTAAACATCGCCCGCCTGCGGAAAAAGCTGGTGGAATCCGGACTTGACCATTTCATTACAACCAAAAAAGGGCTTGGATATATGGTGGAGTGA
- a CDS encoding SEC-C metal-binding domain-containing protein yields the protein MIIRISWPNKGSLPKCKFGRENVSRGKKEYLDKTQGYHQLNRYLKTHFEITEQEIEKFARTCANQVLIGDKTADLIEMIQKEFEILSIDELNEFMQKITAFTNDLRQWILKGYSPNELFEKEKKNLKPLPNVPFAIGRKAEMIDMKSKQKVGRNDPCPCGSGLKFKKCCGK from the coding sequence TTGATCATCCGGATATCCTGGCCGAATAAGGGAAGCTTACCAAAATGTAAGTTTGGGAGAGAAAATGTAAGCCGCGGGAAAAAGGAGTATCTGGATAAAACCCAAGGGTATCATCAACTAAATCGATACCTAAAAACTCATTTCGAAATTACGGAACAAGAGATCGAAAAATTCGCCAGAACCTGTGCAAATCAAGTTTTGATCGGTGATAAGACAGCGGATTTGATCGAAATGATCCAAAAGGAATTTGAAATTTTGTCCATTGATGAATTAAACGAGTTCATGCAAAAGATAACCGCTTTTACGAATGATTTACGCCAATGGATTTTAAAAGGGTATTCTCCCAATGAACTATTCGAGAAGGAAAAGAAGAACCTCAAGCCTTTGCCTAATGTTCCTTTTGCAATTGGTAGAAAAGCAGAAATGATTGATATGAAGTCGAAACAAAAAGTAGGCAGAAATGATCCGTGCCCTTGCGGAAGTGGTCTAAAATTCAAGAAATGTTGTGGAAAGTAA
- a CDS encoding type II toxin-antitoxin system Phd/YefM family antitoxin, protein MAKERQVADEDEKVLWDITIGEQVFLTKNGRGKYVMVDIYEYEKLKASLKLMSQLAQGELSGKEKGWMTIEEVEAEQGIDDV, encoded by the coding sequence ATGGCAAAAGAGAGACAGGTAGCAGATGAAGATGAAAAAGTCCTATGGGACATTACCATAGGTGAACAGGTCTTTTTAACAAAAAATGGCAGAGGCAAATATGTTATGGTTGATATCTATGAATATGAGAAATTAAAGGCTTCGTTAAAGCTGATGTCACAGCTCGCCCAAGGAGAACTGTCTGGAAAAGAGAAAGGATGGATGACTATAGAGGAAGTGGAAGCAGAACAGGGGATTGATGATGTATAA
- a CDS encoding type II toxin-antitoxin system RelE/ParE family toxin, with translation MYKLKISPEAKDDLTEIKESISKKLCNPQAAKNLVSKITKKIRGLAEHPGMVLNM, from the coding sequence ATGTATAAACTGAAAATTTCGCCAGAAGCTAAAGATGATTTAACAGAAATTAAGGAGAGCATCTCTAAGAAACTCTGCAACCCACAGGCAGCTAAAAATCTTGTGTCTAAAATCACCAAAAAGATTCGTGGGTTGGCAGAACATCCCGGAATGGTTTTGAATATGTAA
- a CDS encoding SdpI family protein translates to MIEQNTVISAIIMTITAVLLVLLAALSLKFGPNSLLGLRLPWTVQNKKIWQASQQILFITFVPMSIGIIVVAWSIVVAWTIKDNPVLIILPILAGLVMVVVNTIFISIYTYVLSKKDEYKE, encoded by the coding sequence ATGATCGAACAAAATACTGTTATTTCTGCCATTATAATGACTATCACGGCGGTTCTCCTAGTTCTTCTTGCAGCGCTCTCATTAAAGTTCGGTCCGAACTCTCTTCTAGGCCTCCGCCTTCCTTGGACGGTGCAAAATAAGAAAATCTGGCAGGCCAGTCAGCAAATTTTGTTTATTACTTTCGTACCTATGTCAATCGGTATTATAGTTGTGGCTTGGAGCATAGTTGTGGCTTGGACCATAAAAGATAATCCAGTTTTGATTATACTGCCCATTTTAGCCGGTTTAGTGATGGTAGTTGTCAATACCATCTTTATAAGTATATACACTTATGTATTGAGTAAAAAAGATGAATATAAGGAGTGA
- a CDS encoding SdpI family protein — protein sequence MIIEPNTVAAVAMTIIAVLQVLLAALSLKVGPNSLLGLRLPWTMKNMKIWHASQQIGFITAVTTSIGILVVAWTIKDNPLLIILLGVGMIVANTIFISIQTYVLSKKDEYKE from the coding sequence TTGATCATCGAACCAAATACTGTTGCGGCTGTCGCCATGACTATCATAGCGGTGCTCCAAGTTCTTCTTGCAGCACTCTCATTAAAAGTTGGTCCGAACTCTCTGCTTGGTCTCCGCCTTCCTTGGACGATGAAAAATATGAAAATCTGGCATGCGAGTCAACAGATTGGGTTTATTACTGCGGTAACTACGTCAATCGGCATTTTAGTTGTGGCTTGGACCATAAAAGATAACCCACTTTTGATTATACTGCTCGGTGTAGGGATGATAGTCGCAAATACCATATTTATAAGTATACAGACCTATGTATTGAGTAAAAAAGATGAATATAAGGAGTGA
- a CDS encoding SdpA family antimicrobial peptide system protein, which produces MERRPNLFLFVVVISAGLLVFLLSALQLTLPNNPTRVLKNMTISKIFPQGWGFYSISPREEQIILYDENGNLAVDWPNASLSNLFGLLRKGRAQGLEVGIVSAELQENDFTQTEGNLKEAIKSYHGRIITVKNPTPNAMISGKYFVVKYQIVPWTWARLIKQEDAPAKIVEVNVVD; this is translated from the coding sequence ATGGAAAGAAGGCCAAATCTGTTTTTATTTGTGGTTGTAATCAGTGCAGGCTTGTTAGTCTTTCTTTTGAGTGCCCTTCAGCTCACGCTTCCCAACAATCCAACACGTGTATTAAAGAATATGACGATAAGTAAGATTTTTCCACAAGGTTGGGGATTTTATTCCATCTCTCCCCGAGAAGAGCAAATTATCTTATACGACGAAAATGGCAATCTGGCAGTTGATTGGCCTAACGCCAGTCTAAGTAATCTTTTCGGTCTTCTGCGAAAAGGGCGAGCACAAGGGCTGGAGGTCGGGATTGTGTCTGCAGAACTTCAAGAAAATGATTTTACTCAGACAGAAGGTAATCTGAAAGAGGCTATCAAATCATACCACGGAAGAATAATTACAGTAAAAAACCCGACCCCTAATGCCATGATAAGCGGGAAATATTTTGTAGTTAAATATCAAATCGTACCGTGGACTTGGGCACGCTTGATAAAGCAAGAAGATGCCCCAGCTAAGATTGTTGAGGTGAATGTCGTTGATTAA
- a CDS encoding sporulation-delaying protein SdpB family protein, protein MIKRINEKMINFALANNPFTNVYGLARSMMAFSTFLLFLFNKTEWLFRPAQGLSEIDMSQNLVQKISFFNLFPNHLEVARWIIVILMLIVMSGWRPRITGIIHFWIAFSVFNSAILLDGGEQVLTVMTLILLPITLLDDRKWHWSMPETRAGSAAYLYKVMGAHVFITFARLQLSILYGQAAIERLKNPEWLDGTAVYYFFQIPMLGITETMKSLLNPILTSPFVFFITWGVTIVELFLAFGFLAPKNRWKYFLASGVFLHLGIAVLLGLWTFSLTMIACLIVSYVPEEKMLGLKWLSKWFNRKDVYTELQNNPAL, encoded by the coding sequence TTGATTAAGAGGATAAATGAAAAAATGATAAATTTTGCCCTTGCAAATAATCCATTCACCAACGTGTACGGACTTGCTCGTTCCATGATGGCTTTTTCCACGTTTTTGCTCTTCTTATTCAATAAAACTGAGTGGCTCTTCCGACCAGCTCAAGGGCTCTCAGAAATCGATATGAGTCAAAATCTTGTGCAGAAGATATCCTTTTTTAACTTGTTTCCGAATCACCTGGAGGTCGCCCGGTGGATCATAGTGATCCTTATGTTGATTGTTATGTCTGGATGGCGACCAAGAATCACTGGGATTATTCACTTCTGGATTGCGTTTTCAGTGTTTAATAGTGCCATCCTTTTAGACGGGGGAGAACAAGTTCTAACCGTGATGACACTTATTCTTTTACCCATTACTCTCTTGGACGATCGTAAGTGGCATTGGTCAATGCCCGAAACCAGGGCAGGAAGTGCAGCCTATTTATACAAAGTTATGGGAGCTCATGTTTTTATTACCTTCGCGCGTCTACAGCTCTCTATCTTATACGGGCAGGCTGCTATTGAAAGACTTAAAAATCCTGAGTGGTTAGACGGAACGGCTGTTTACTATTTCTTTCAGATACCGATGCTCGGTATCACCGAGACAATGAAATCACTGTTAAACCCGATCTTGACCTCCCCCTTTGTATTTTTTATTACTTGGGGCGTAACTATCGTAGAGTTATTCCTTGCTTTTGGATTTTTGGCTCCGAAGAATAGATGGAAGTACTTTCTCGCTTCAGGGGTGTTCTTACACTTGGGAATCGCGGTCTTGCTTGGTCTTTGGACGTTCTCTCTCACGATGATTGCTTGCTTGATCGTTTCATATGTACCAGAAGAAAAGATGTTGGGGCTTAAGTGGTTAAGCAAATGGTTTAATAGAAAAGACGTATATACGGAATTACAGAACAATCCAGCACTTTAG
- a CDS encoding thiol-disulfide oxidoreductase DCC family protein — MVGHYRLRKSSFMTVYYDGYCPYCRATAMSIRGLDLSRRIRVISFRHDTSYENDGIKIEDLEQEMVVLLNQGDQYRIYKGFEAVLAVLRGLPLLWPVFPLVWCMGRVGLGDKVYRWMADNRLIIPDAKHCQYGFCPGPPKKTLERR; from the coding sequence TTGGTAGGTCACTATCGTTTACGAAAGAGCTCTTTTATGACTGTTTACTATGATGGATATTGTCCATATTGCCGTGCTACCGCCATGAGCATTCGAGGTCTGGATCTTTCGCGGCGGATACGTGTGATTTCATTTCGGCATGATACGAGTTATGAAAATGATGGCATTAAAATCGAAGATCTTGAACAAGAAATGGTAGTCCTTCTCAACCAAGGTGATCAATATCGTATCTATAAGGGTTTTGAAGCAGTGTTAGCGGTGCTGCGAGGATTACCATTACTTTGGCCGGTGTTTCCGCTCGTTTGGTGTATGGGGCGTGTCGGATTGGGTGATAAGGTTTATCGCTGGATGGCGGACAATCGTCTGATCATACCCGATGCAAAGCATTGCCAGTATGGATTTTGTCCTGGTCCCCCCAAAAAAACCTTAGAACGTAGGTGA